Genomic DNA from Paracoccus aminophilus JCM 7686:
ATCGAGTAAAATCCGTCCGGTCCGTTCAGAAATTAACGCCCAGCAACGCTCTCCAGCGAGTAATTACTTGCGTTATACACGCATAGGATGTTCTCATTATCAAAAAAAACAGATGTCAAATGCCGTAAATCGTCTCGAATCGCGAATCCAACGGACGCAGCGATACCTTCCTGCGTCTTGCTAAGGGAAGGGAGAGCTTATGCCTACTTCTGTTACGTTAAACGTTTGGAAATTCGACCCTGCATTCCAGTACTACCCCGACTTGAGACCTGACGATTGGACGGGAGCCCTCCATGGCGGCCCAAACAATGATGGTAATCCTCCCCATGGTTAAGGGGCTGCATAAGTAGAATTTTCTCGTAGCGTGAGCTGAGGAGATTCGAATGAGAAAGAGCCGTTTCACCGAGCCGCAGATCATGGCCGTGCTTCGTCAGGCCGAGAGCGGCGTGGCCGTGCCTGAACTTTGCCGCGAGCATGGGATCAGCACAGCGAGCTTTTACAAATGGCGCTCGAAGTATGGCGGCATGGACGCGTCCATGATGAGCCAGATGAAGACGCTTGAGGACGAGAACCGGCGGTTGAAGCGCATGTTTGCGGACCTGAGCATGCAGGCCGAACTGCTCAAGGAAGCACTAGGAAAAAAATGACACGGCCAGTTCAACGCCGGGAGCTGGCCGAGAAGGCTGTGGCGACGAAGGGGGTCAGCATCGCGCTGGCCTGCCGGGCCTTTGGCGTGAGCGAGACCTGCTTTCGCTACAGCCCGAAGCGCGATGCCGAGAACGAGTTTATCGCGGACCTGTTGGAAGGGCTGACCAAGGTGCACCGGACCTGGGGCTTTGGGCTATGTTTCCTGCACATGCGCAACGTCCAAGGGCATCCTTGGAACCACAAGCGCGTCCATCGGATCTATTGCGAGTTGGAACTGAACCTGCGGATCAAGCCGCGGCGGCGGATCAAGCGTGACAAGCCTGAAGAGCTTAGCGTCCCTGACGCGCCGAACACGGTCTGGTCAATGGACTTCATGGCTGATCGATTGGCCGATGGCCGTCAATTCCGCCTCTTGAACGTGCTGGACGACTTCAACCGTGAGGGCCTCGGCATTGAGGTCGACTTCTCGCTCCCGGCCGAGCGGGTGGTCCGGTCCCTCAATCAGATCATCGAGTGGCGCGGAAAGCCCCTGGCCATCAGGGTAGACAATGGCCCTGAATACATCAGCTCCACGCTGATGATCTGGGCCGAGAAGCAGGGCATTGCCCACAACCACATCCAGCCTGGGAAACCACAGCAGAACGCCTACGTCGAGCGTTACAACAGGACAGTCCGCAATGAATGGCTGGACCTATACATCTTTGAAACCATCGAGGAGGCGCAGGAGATCGCAACCGACTGGCTATGGACTTACAACAATGAGCGCCCCAACATGGGCATCGGCGGCATCACACCCGCCCAGAAACTGAAGATGGCTGCCTGAAGTCTACTTCTGCACCCCGTTAAAACGGGGAGGATTACCGCCGCAGACCGCCTGCGGTGACGGCAGCGATGCGGCTAGCCGCCGTTCGCCTCATCTGTATCATCGAGTTTTTGATCGTGGTGTTGAGATCGCGATATTATGAAGGTTGGTATCGATGATGAAAGCGCGCACTCTGGCTGTTATGTCTCTCGCGATCTTGGCAGGCTGCTCGTCTGAAGACGCAAAGCTGCATAGTAAGACGATTGCCGGCGGCGGTCGTGCGATCTCGGTGCTGGGCAGCACAACATATGAGATGTCTGGAGAGGATTTCGGCAACGGTAACGTCGGGTTGTACAATATTCGATCAGCCGACAAGGGGCCTGTGTCTGGGCGATTCTCTCTGATTAACTGCCAAACAGCAAAGATTACTCGCGTGGAGCTTGTCGAACCTCCTGGAGATATTCGCGATATAATTGAAAAAATAAGAA
This window encodes:
- a CDS encoding IS3 family transposase (programmed frameshift) encodes the protein MRKSRFTEPQIMAVLRQAESGVAVPELCREHGISTASFYKWRSKYGGMDASMMSQMKTLEDENRRLKRMFADLSMQAELLKEALGKKLTRPVQRRELAEKAVATKGVSIALACRAFGVSETCFRYSPKRDAENEFIADLLEGLTKVHRTWGFGLCFLHMRNVQGHPWNHKRVHRIYCELELNLRIKPRRRIKRDKPEELSVPDAPNTVWSMDFMADRLADGRQFRLLNVLDDFNREGLGIEVDFSLPAERVVRSLNQIIEWRGKPLAIRVDNGPEYISSTLMIWAEKQGIAHNHIQPGKPQQNAYVERYNRTVRNEWLDLYIFETIEEAQEIATDWLWTYNNERPNMGIGGITPAQKLKMAA